The following nucleotide sequence is from Candidatus Saganbacteria bacterium.
AGCTAAAAACCCAGAATTGAGCACGAAGAAGAAGGTGCGTACGCATTGATTTTTTGGACAAAAAACTCAAAAAGATATTTTTATTGTATTGTAAGACAGGCTGGCATGCTGTAAGAGGCGATAAAAATCGAGCTTGAGGTCGGGGGGCTTGACAAGTTATAATGGCATTAGCGAAGGAAGTTGGGAATTTCCCAAATTTAGGTCCGAGGGCACTGTTCCTAACTAGTCTCAACATGATATCTCTCTAATTACCATCAATTTGGCAATTATACTTGACATATTTAGTCTAATATGGTAACCTTATTATATGTTTAAAAGATATTACTCAGAAAAGCTCTTGGATTTGCTGGAACCAAACAAGGTGCTAGTCCTCTACGGCCCCAGAAGAGTTGGAAAAACAACTCTAATCGAGGAGTTTATCAAAGGATACAATGGCAAGGTTTTTTTAGGTTTTGGAGATGACGCCAAGACTAAAGATATTCTAAAAACCCAAGAGATCGAAAAGATCCGAAATTACTTTGGCGGCTATCATGTGATCATCATTGATGAAGCTCAAAAAATTCCCGACATTGGTCTGTCCCTCAAGCTGATTGTTGATCATCTCCCCAACATCAAAGTGATCGCCACCGGCTCTTCTTCTTTTGACCTGGCAAATAAAATTGGCGAGCCGTTAACAGGCCGACAAAGGATCATAAGATTGTTCCCCCTATCCTCGATGGAACTGAAAGAACAGTTTGGAGCAGTTGATGCAGAGAAACGCCTCGATGACCTATTGATCTATGGATCTTACCCAGAATTGCTGCTGAAGGCAAATTACAACAACAAAATGGAATATCTATCTTCATTGCGCGATTCGTATCTGTATAAGGATATTTTGGAATTGGAAAATCTTAGGAATTCCGACAAAATAGCCGATCTATTAAGATTGATCGGTTTTCAGATCGGCAACGAGGTATCGCTCAATGAATTGGGGAACGCGCTTGATCTAAGCAAGCAAACTGTCGAGAAATATCTCGATTTGCTGGAAAAAGCCTTTGTCATCATCAAGGTCAGGGGGTTTTCCCGGAATTTACGAAAAGAGATCTCGAAGACTGCCAGATATTATTTTTGGGACAATGGAGTGCGAAATTCCATCATCAATAATTTTAACAGCCTTGCCGCCCGCAATGATGTCGGACAGCTCTGGGAGAACTTTTTGTTCATTGAGCGGTTCAAGAAGAGAAGCTATCAAAACATTCTTTCCAATGTTTATTTTTGGCGGACCTACGACCAAAAAGAAGTCGATCTGGTTGAGGAACGGGAAGGAAAATTATTTGGCTATGAATTCAAGTGGGGCGATAAAAAGGCAAGGAAGCCAAAACTCTGGCTTCAAACCTATACAAACGCTACATATGAAGTGATAAACCGTGATAATTATTTGGGATTTATTGCTTAATAAATTAGGAGAAAACAATGTTTGACGGAAAACTTGGCGCGACGGTAATACATGACCCAAAAAATCCCCTATCGGGGATAGTTTCGGGCGCCGAACTTTTTTTAGACGGAACTCTAGGTGGATTGTCGCCCGATCAAAAGAAGATCATGGAAAATATCCAATTAAGCGCGAGATTTCTTGCCGACCAGTTGAGCGATCTTTCAAAAATAATAGAACTGAAAGAAGGGAATACAAAGATCGATAAGACGCAAAATACGGTGAGCGACTTGATGGCAAAACTTGCATGGCTTGACGGCTTCGCAGCCAAAGTCGGTTTCATTTTTGATTCGCCCACCAATGATGAATTGATATTTCTCTTTGGAAAGATTATCCAGATTCTTTTTGGAAAGCATCGCCGCATCGGCAATCACTGTTGGCTTGCTAAATCCATATTTTTTTTGTATGCCTTCCAGAACGGGCAAGAGAGTATGGCCCTCAAAAGTATTCCCTTCGAAAATATTGTAGCCAATGGGATAGCCATTCTGTCCAACCAGCAACCCCAGCATAATTTGAGGATTCTGGAATTTGCCGTCTTTAGAAAACCCTATTTTTCTTAAGTCGTCCTCATCTTCCGCCTCAAAATACAGAGTAGTCATATAAAGGCCACGCGCTCAACTGTTTCTTTGTTTTTATCACATAACTTATCCAGAAAACGATAAATCGCTTCTACTTGCACCTCGCTCGATGAAATATTAAGATCCGGCGGCAATTTTGAAACGGATATCGCGCATGATGGCGAAGAGGCCCTAAATAAGATCAAAAACAACCTCTACGACCTGGTACTCCTCGATATAGAAATGCCAAAACACGATGGGTACGAAATACTGAAAATTTCAAGGGAACTTTTCCCCCACCTCCCTGTTGTATTTGTTACAGGCAAAGGCAAACCAAACAAAATTTCCGAAAGCATAGCAAAGCACGGGCTTACGGCTGTCATTGAAAAGCCTTTTAAGCCAAAAGAGGTACTGGATATAGTTGCAAGATCGTTAAAACTAAAAAATTGATCCGTGTAAGCTGTGATTGTCAAATAATCGTACAAAAAATTAAAGGAGACGATGAGAACATGAACAACAAAAAATGCTTGCTGGCGATAGTGTTATTACTGCTTGGAGCCTGCCTTTCTTTTGCCTCTGTCCCCGCAAAAATGTCGTATGAAGGAAGGTTAACGGATAGCTCCGGCACTGCCGTTACAACCTCAAAAACGATCGATATCAGGATATACGACGCCTCAACTGCTGGAAATGTGGTTTGGGGGCCGGAAAGTTTCACTATAACACCGGACAGCCAAGGCGTATTCAGCTTAGTGCTTGGCAGCACCTCCCCTATTTCACCGGAAGTCTTCAGTAATTCTTCAAGATATCTTGATCTGACAGTCGCCGGAGAGAACATGTCCCCAAGGACGCAGATCGTATCGGCCGGTTATTCAAATATGTCGGCGGTAGCCCAAAGTGTTGAAGACGGTTCTATTTCTAACGCAAAAATAGCCAACAGCACAATTACAAACACAAAAGTTACCGCAAACCAATTCGTAAAAAATATCGTCGCCGGTTCCGGCGTCTCGGTTTCAGGCGATGAAGGATCGGGAACCGGGCAAGTAACATTAACAGTAACAAGCGTCAGCACAAGCGGCGGGACTGTAACACAAGTTAATTCAGGTGCTGGCTTAACTGGTGGATCAATAACGGTTTCCGGAACAATCTCGCTTGAAGTCCCGGTTTCAGCAATAAATGGCGGGACGGGCCAATCCACATATGCTACAGGAGATATCCTTTACGCTTCAGGCGCTAACACTTTATCCAAACTCCCTGCGGGATCGAACGGAAAAGTATTGAAATTGACGGCCGGTATCCCATCATGGGAATCTGCGGAAGGTACAGGAACTGTAACTCAAGTTGATACGGGAAATGGATTATCGGGCGGCACCGGCTGGAAGCGGGACCGTTACGTCGGTCCAAGCAGGGACAGGTCTTTCTGCAACGCCAAATCCGATCATTTCAACCGGAATAGTTTCAATAGATTCGACTGTAGTTGCTACTTTATCAGATATTCAGACTTTGACGAATAAGACATTAGGCGCAACAAACTCAATTACAGCCGAAGCGATCACTGGCGGAAAAATTGCCGCAGCAAGGCTTCCTGCCGGGACCATAATCTTGATCAATACCGATGAAACAGACACTAATGGAACAACAGCAACAAATCCAATAAAATCCTATGTCGTCGCGGCAAACAGCTATAGCAATATCTTGGTTGAAGCCGAGATCGGATTGGTACAAAGCGGCAATAACGATGGGAACTGGAATTTTATTATCGATTACGCTGGGACAGCAAAAGAAACCATCCCGATCAGAGGAAAAGGCAATAACGCAGGGGATTCCCATTCATTGTCAGGTTCCATAAAATACTCAGAAGCTTTAACGGGCGGCGGCACAGTTAAAATATATAACACTGCGACAACAGCTAACGGGACCTGGCATGTTAGGTCTTTTAGGGTGTATGGAATAATTTAATAAATAGTTTCATAAAAAATATAATGAACAATAAAGAATTAAATTTTATCTCACAGGAAGGTGAAGGGCTCAAAATTGAGTTCAAGGAAAATATTAATAATATCGACAAAGACATGGTTGCTTTCGCAAATACCGAAGGCGGCAGGCTTTTTGTCGGAATTAACGATAAAAAACATATAATAGGCATAAATACAACAAGAGGAATTAGCTAAAGCGATAGGCATTACTACGGATGGGATAAAATATAATTTGGCAATTCTTAGAAAAAAAGGCATTATAAAACGGATCGGCCCCGACAAGGGCGGTTATTGGGAAATTAAATGAAAAACCTTGGAATTATACTACTCATAATATTCATTCATTTGTCATTTGACATCTGTCATTTGACATTTGCTTCATCAAGCACAAGCTATAAGATAGCATCGGAAGTTATAGATTTTGAAAATGCGGCGTCAACTTCAACTTCATTTCGATTATTAGGAAAACTTCGCCACAATGAATTAACGGCACGCTCAAGTACAAGTTTCATACTAGGCGATGGATTTTTGAGAAGCGCATACACTCGAGCAATTCCAGCCCCTACTTTCGCTCCAATTGTCACTTCAATAATTCCGGCTACGGGCGTAAATAGCGGATCTGTCAGTATTACAAATTTAGCGGGCGCAAATTTCCAATCGGGAGCGACCGTAAAGCTTTTAAAAACAGGCCAAGCAGATATTGTTGCTGCAAGCGTCGTAGTTGTAAGCGGGACTCAGATCACATGTTCTTTCGATATTACCGGAAAAGCAGGCGGATTTTGGGATGTAACTGTTGCAAATACTGACGGCAAATCGGGAACTCTCCCATCGGCATTTACGATAACATATCCAGCCCCCACTGTCACATCAATTACACCGGCAAAAGGCGTGAACAACAGCACGGTAAGCATTACGGACCTTGCGGGAACAAACTTCAGGTCGGGTGCAAATGTTAAACTTTCAAAAGCAGGAGAAACTGATATAATTGCAACAAATATCGTGGTAGATTCAGCAACAAAGATCACTTGTCAACTTAATCTGTCCGGAAAAACTGTAGGGCCATGGGATGTAATTGTCACAAACGACGATAATTTATCAGCCACCCTAACGTCAGGATTTAAGATAGAAGCGCCAACGGTTTCGGTCGTAGGTCCGGTAATTAGTACGCAAAATCCATTCAATCCATCTGTCGGCGCAACATCGATCAATTACACATTGAGCAAAGATACCGATATTTATCTGACAATATTCAATATCCGAGGCGAAAAAGTTTGGGAAAGGTTCTACCCTGCGGGGACAACAGGCTCTACTGCCGGATCAAATTCGATCACTTGGGACGGAATGACAGACTTTAGATCGGTCGCAAGCTTCGGCGTGTATATTGTGATCGTTAACTCAAAAACCGGCGGCACTGTTACTCAACTCGCTCGTACAACGATCGCAATTACAAAATGAAGAAACTAATATCAATTATATATTTATTAATGCTCGCATTTACGGCAAACGCAGCCATTATAGGAAGCACGGACGACGCGATGACGGTCGGCGGTGGCGCGCGCCCTATCGGCATGGGGAAGGCTTTTGTCGCGGTGTCCGATGACGCCGACGCGCCATTTATCAATCCTGCGGGTTTAGCCAGCCTCAAGGGGCCGCAAGCCATGTCGATGTTCACAAACTTATTGAACGAAGTATATTACATGGAATATTCGGGAGCAGTGCCAACGCCTTATGGAACAATAGGCGCCGGATACATAACAACCGGCGTTAATAATATTCCTACAACGCCGCCGACCGACTATTATGATTCACTGTTCCTCGTAAGCTACAGTACTCCTCTCGGACGATTTTTCAGGTATGGAAAAAATATCTTTGTCGGCGCAAACCGGACGGCCTGTAACGCTTCATTTCGGGGCCGAATGGAAGCCTGTTGAAATGCTGGCATTCCGCGCAGGCCTTGACCAAAGCGTTAACCCCCTGACCGCGACCCAGACAAGCTGGAACCCGACATTCGGGACCTCATTTTCATATCTAGGATTTCGCGTTGACTATGCACTGCATCCTTATTATAATGACCCTAGCCTTGCGACAAGATACGTTTCATTTTCATATACGGCCGAACCCTGGTTCGCCTTAAGAGGAAGGACAGATTAATTGATAATAAATAAAAAATGGCTTTTTATAATAATAATATTTATTATTTGTTTTTTCCAGATATCTTTTGCCCAAACGCTGACAGTTTCCCGCGATGATGCTTCAAAAGAATACCTTCCGGGCGATTTTGTCCATATAGTTGTTGATGCCCCTGCGGATACCGCACAAATTACGGCGGTAACACCCGACGGCAGCATAATAAGCCTCGTCCAAGAAAGAAGATCGACTGTCTGGCGCGGCATTTGGCAGGTACCGATCAATTTTAGGAGCGGCAAATTTACCGCAAAACTTACAGCCGTCGATGTAGCTGGAAATATTTTTGAAGGGCAAACCGATTCGTTCTCTATAAAACAACTTGCCGTTATTTCGCTTGTAAGCAAGGGAACAAGGGAAGCAGCCGCGTACTTTAAAGTCGTCCTTTATCTCGCGCCCGACAACAAGGAAGCAAGCGCGTATCTCGCGGAAGCTTCGCACAATTTAGAACTTATGGAAAAAGCCGCAAGGCAGAGGAATTTAACGGCTCTTTCAGTTTTATTTGTATTTTTAATTATCATCTTTTTAATAGTTTATTTGTTTGTTCGCCTACTGTTAGGCCGTCGTCCAGCCTCTCCGATCGGGACCGCCTTAAAGATCATGCCGGAAATAAAGCTCACAGATAAAGAAAAGTCCGCAACATGGCATAAGAAGCTCAATTGGAGGACAAATCCTTTCGCCCAAGATGTCATCAAATCTTTATTTGCGAACAACAGCATATTGAATGCGGACGGCCTCAAATCCTTTTTACGGGTAAAAATACAATCGGTTGGCGGATCGGAACTCCTTCCGTTCACCGATTCGGCTATCGACGAAATATATGCCCTTTCAAAAGGCAAGCCAAAGAAAGCTATACAGATATGCGATTGGGCAATATCACAAGCCATCGACCAAAACCTGGATAAAATAAGCGCGGAATTGATCAAAGGCTACGAAAAGCTGTCGCTAATGAATATTTTGATCGCCGATGATGAGGAGATCGTCCGAACAAGCCTTGAGATGATCTTGCGGTGCGGCGGCGGCTACCAGACAGATTTCGCTCTCGACGGCGAAGAGGCATTAAAGAAAATAAAAGAAAATACTTATGGCGCGGTCTTGCTCGATATCGAAATGCCAAAGATCAACGGATATGAAGTCTTAAAGCAAGCACGGGCGCTCTACCCTTCGCTTCCGATAATTTTTGTAACCGGAAAAGGCCAGCCCGAAAAAACCATCGAAAGCTTGTCGAATTACGGATTGACAGGTTATATCGAAAAGCCATTCACTCCTGAAAAAGTTCTTGATGTGGTAGCTTCGGTATTAAAATCGGCGTAGCCCTCACTCATCATTTTCTTTTTGACATCTTATCCTAATTCACTCTCTCCCATGGGGAGAGAGATCAACGGCTTTAAACACCTAAAACAAACAATTACCAATCAATCCCTCTCCCTCTGGGAGAGGGTGAGCCAGATTATGTTTTCAATTATGATTTTGACGGGTGAGGGGTTTGGAAAATTCCTACCTCTTCGAATCGATCAATTCTTCAAGCTTTTTGGAATCCAATTCTTTCTTATATAACGGCGACACTGCATGGATAAAATGATTGCCGCCTTCACCGTAAGTATCGCCATCCCCGCTCTCGCAGATGACGGTAAAATCAGGGTTTGCGGCCTTAATTGCAGTTGCAGGAGGAATAGCCCTACCCGTTAAAGAAGTTGCACTTTAAATAATGAGGAATTTTTGCGGCTTGGCCTATACCCGACACCATGACCAAATTTTCAGGCTTGATCTCAAGCTCTTCCAAAGCTTGTTTTAAGATATTAAGTATCCCGAAATTACCGCATCCCGGGCACCAGGCTATATCTATTGGCCCCATATCGAATTTATTCGAGCTCATCGATCAACTCCTCGACAGAAAACGGCATTCCGTTGTATTTTAGTACCTCCTTATCAAATTCGTGCCCGGTTTCAAGTTTGATCAATTTTGCAAATTGCGCGGTAGCGTTATTTTCGACAATTATTGTCGTTTTTGCCTTCTTTAGATATTTTATTGCGTCTTTATGTAAGAGGAATACTTGTTTGAAATATAAGAAAGATATATTATTATTATTTATTTTCTCGAGTGCTTCAACTATCGCGCTATAAGTCGATCCCCATGCGACAATTAAAGTCTTGTAAGTTTTTTTTCCTGTCAATTCGGGGGGGGGTATTATCTCTTTTTTTATTTGTTCGAATTTTCTTAATCGTTTATCTGCCATCTTGGAACTTAAATCCGGATCTTCATTGATGTGCCCAAGCTCATCATGGTCGTCGCTATCGACTAATACAAGTCCGCGTAGCCAAACCCTGGAATGCCCCTCGGTGAAATTCCGCTCTTTGTGATCGCGTATCTTTTATAATCGGCATTTGTTTCGACTATGGCATGGTCGATCTTCAATTTGTCGAGTTTGAACGGAGAGATATTGTTGTATGAATCGGCCAAATTCTGGTCGGACATGATAAATACGGGCACTTGGAACTTGTCCGCCAAATTAAAAGCTTGTTGAGTTAAATAGAACGCGTCTTCCAAAGTCCCCGGAGCCAAAATTATCCTTGGGAACTCTCCATGGCCGGAATATAGCGCCATTTCAAGATCTCCCTGCGCTGTTCGCGTAGGAAGACCCGTTGAGGGCCCTGGTCTTTGCGCAAGATTTATCACAACAGGCGATTCTATCATTCCAGCAAGGCTTAACCCTTCGGTCATCAAGTCGAATCCTCCGCCTGAAGTATTGACTAACGCTCTCGCTCCCATATACCAAGCTCCAAGAGCCATGTTCATGACGGAGATTTCATCTTCCGCCTGTTCGGATATTATCCTAAATTCTTTTGCGTGTTGTGATAAAAAAGTAAACACTCCGGTCGATGGGGTCATAGGATAGGCTGAAATAAAATTGCATCCGCCCGCGATCGCCCCTAGAGCTATCGCTTCCGCGCCGCTTAGGATTATTTCATTTTTGATAGCCCTGCTTGGCTCGATATCAAAACTTATTTTGCGGCTATCGCAGATGCTTTTCCCGATCTCATATCCCACACGCGAGGCTTCAAGATTATTATTAACTATTTCATCGCCTTTAGAGGAAAAAGTAGTTTTGAGATAATTATTTATCGGTCCAATATCAATATTGAAGATCCCAAAGAGAATTGATCCGGCTATAATGTTTGAATAGATAGCCCCGCCTATCTTTTGCGAAAGAGTGTTTAAGGGAACATCAATAATATTGCGATCCGTCTTCAAAATTTCCATGTCGCCAATTATTATTGTCTTTTTTGAAATCCTATTACCAAGATAAAGTATCGCATCTTTATCTAGCGGCAGGAGAAAATCGATTTTTTCAACGTAAGCTGAAACTTTTTTTGATGAAACCCTAATTTCTGTGGAATTTGATCCGCCGCGGACTCGCGACATATATTCTTTTGTAGCATATACATTGAAATTGGCGGACTTGAGGACTTTAACAAGAAAAGATTCGACAGTTTGGATGCCCTGCCCGGCTTCGCCGCATATTACAATTGATATTTCGTCTTTCATAAAGATCTTTTATTGTCATTCCCGCGGAAGCGGGAATCCATTCCTAACGTAATTATATCATTTACTGTACAAATTCAAACTTCTTAATTATGACCTCGGATCCAAGGCTGTCGGATGGCGCAAGACCTTGATTAAGCCAATAATTCAGCCTGATATTCTCATTTCCATGCGGAGGGATATTTGCTCCAATGTAATTCCAGGAATCAATAAGGTTAGCGCTCGTTGCGCTTGAACCCTGATAGCTTTCAAATGAGATATCCGAAAGTTTCCAGTTAAATAGATGTACCGAATCAGCGCTTAAAAGAGCTGTATTATATTTATGGGTACTTTCTGCAGTCGAAGGCTGGACTGTATACTGCGCGTATGGATATGAAATGTCGCTCCACCTTGAAAACTCGATATCAATTTCCCGATTAGCGTAAGCATTGCTCGTGTCATCCCAAGTAAATAGCCCAAGCACGATATTTTTATCTATCTGGTCGACACGGCTCCCCAAAGTAAATTTATATGTACCATAGCCGAAACTATTTTCGGATGCGATCTCGGCGCAATACCACTTGCCGGAGCTGTTCGTGATCTTTAAGTGAAGATATCCATCAGCATCAACTGTCACATTGTTTGTGCTGTTTGAAAAATAATTCGGCCCGGGGCCAACAGTTGAAGCCGCAGAATCCTTGATATCCCAATAATATCCCGAGAAATAGACCATATGCCTTCTTGCTTCAACGCTTCCTATGCTATTCCCGTTCAACCCAGACGGCAAATTTTTCTCGCCACTCGCCTGCGGCAGAGTATATGAAGCTGGTACGAGGAAAGCCGCAATCCTTGTCGCATTTTTGTCGCTTACGGCAGTATTAATATCGCATTCCCAAGTCCCGTTACTGTAAATCGAAGTTGAGGAACTTCCCCAGGAAGGTTTGTTATACCAGCCCGAAACATAGATATAAATGGCTGCTTTATAATTGGATACGGTAATATTATTAACTTTTCCCTGAAGAGCTTCAACTCTACCATAATCCGGCACATGGGTAAATTGGATATAAGGAAGGGTTGTTGTTGTAGATGTAGATGTGGTGGTGGTGGTTGTTGTGGTGGTTGTGGTGGTGGTGGTTGTGGTGGTGGTGGTTGTTGTGGTGGTGATCGTTGTGGTCGAAGTTATACTTTGCCCGCATCCGGCTACAAGCAAGGCTATGCCTAGTATCATACTTCCCACACCATGCCTGCCGGCAGGCAGGTCTCGCATTACTTTCAATTCTTCTGCCATTTTGATATTATACCATTTATGAAAATAGATTTAATATTCTTCGACTTTGACGGGACGCTGGCGGATTCGATTCCCGCGGCCGTTGGCTCGATACAATATATGCTGAACAAATTGGGTCTGCCATATAGAACAGCCGAAGAGATAAATAGGCATGTTGGATTTGGAGAGGAACCACTCGTATCCGGCTCAATAGGCACAAAAGATCTTTCGATCATTAAAAAAGCTATGGATATATATTTTGAAAATTACGAAAAAGAGGGTTTCAACAAGGTCAGCTTATATCTTCATGTAAAAGAATGCTTGGAGGCTTTGAAAGGCAAGAAAATGATAATTGTTTCCAACAAAAAACATTCTTTTATCGGACATCTGCTTAAGAAATTCGGTC
It contains:
- a CDS encoding ATP-binding protein — its product is MNNKELNFISQEGEGLKIEFKENINNIDKDMVAFANTEGGRLFVGINDKKHIIGINTTRGIS
- a CDS encoding transposase, whose protein sequence is MLGLLVGQNGYPIGYNIFEGNTFEGHTLLPVLEGIQKKYGFSKPTVIADAAMLSKKNLDNLSKEKYQFIIGGRIKNETDFGCEAVKPCKFCHQVAHRILRLIDLCIPFFQFYYF
- a CDS encoding response regulator; the protein is MASTCTSLDEILRSGGNFETDIAHDGEEALNKIKNNLYDLVLLDIEMPKHDGYEILKISRELFPHLPVVFVTGKGKPNKISESIAKHGLTAVIEKPFKPKEVLDIVARSLKLKN
- a CDS encoding HAD-IA family hydrolase — translated: MKIDLIFFDFDGTLADSIPAAVGSIQYMLNKLGLPYRTAEEINRHVGFGEEPLVSGSIGTKDLSIIKKAMDIYFENYEKEGFNKVSLYLHVKECLEALKGKKMIIVSNKKHSFIGHLLKKFGLEEYFSEFLGGDTVPCLKPDPCAINDLIKKYNIPKDRVLFVGDMTVDVETGKNAGIHTCAVTYGFDPVEKLKSAKPDFLIDDILKLKDIVD
- a CDS encoding ATP-binding protein is translated as MFKRYYSEKLLDLLEPNKVLVLYGPRRVGKTTLIEEFIKGYNGKVFLGFGDDAKTKDILKTQEIEKIRNYFGGYHVIIIDEAQKIPDIGLSLKLIVDHLPNIKVIATGSSSFDLANKIGEPLTGRQRIIRLFPLSSMELKEQFGAVDAEKRLDDLLIYGSYPELLLKANYNNKMEYLSSLRDSYLYKDILELENLRNSDKIADLLRLIGFQIGNEVSLNELGNALDLSKQTVEKYLDLLEKAFVIIKVRGFSRNLRKEISKTARYYFWDNGVRNSIINNFNSLAARNDVGQLWENFLFIERFKKRSYQNILSNVYFWRTYDQKEVDLVEEREGKLFGYEFKWGDKKARKPKLWLQTYTNATYEVINRDNYLGFIA
- a CDS encoding response regulator, which translates into the protein MIINKKWLFIIIIFIICFFQISFAQTLTVSRDDASKEYLPGDFVHIVVDAPADTAQITAVTPDGSIISLVQERRSTVWRGIWQVPINFRSGKFTAKLTAVDVAGNIFEGQTDSFSIKQLAVISLVSKGTREAAAYFKVVLYLAPDNKEASAYLAEASHNLELMEKAARQRNLTALSVLFVFLIIIFLIVYLFVRLLLGRRPASPIGTALKIMPEIKLTDKEKSATWHKKLNWRTNPFAQDVIKSLFANNSILNADGLKSFLRVKIQSVGGSELLPFTDSAIDEIYALSKGKPKKAIQICDWAISQAIDQNLDKISAELIKGYEKLSLMNILIADDEEIVRTSLEMILRCGGGYQTDFALDGEEALKKIKENTYGAVLLDIEMPKINGYEVLKQARALYPSLPIIFVTGKGQPEKTIESLSNYGLTGYIEKPFTPEKVLDVVASVLKSA